One part of the Phaenicophaeus curvirostris isolate KB17595 chromosome 2, BPBGC_Pcur_1.0, whole genome shotgun sequence genome encodes these proteins:
- the TRAM2 gene encoding translocating chain-associated membrane protein 2 produces the protein MAFRRRAKSHPLFSQEFLIHNHADIGLCLVLGVLIALMFEVTAKTAFLFILPQYNISVPTADGELVQYHYGLKDLVTILFYIFIAIILHAVVQEYALDKISRRLHLSKVKHSKFNESGQLVAFHLTSVIWCLYVVVTEGYISNPQSLWENYPHVYLPFQVKFFYLCQLAYWLHALPELYFQKVRKEEIPRQLRCIALYLAHIAGAYLLNLTRLGLILLLLQYLAEFFFHMARLVYFTDENNEKLFNVWAVVFVVTRLFTLTLYILVIGFGLPQVENQALDPERGNFFSFLFNNVLFRMSVLLLVCLFQASVMWRFIHFQLRRWREYWNEQSSRKRATASAKQQAKPLKRDSGYHENGVVKAENGTSPRTKKLKSP, from the exons ATGGCCTTCCGCCGGCGGGCCAAGAGCCACCCGCTCTTCAGCCAGGAGTTCCTCATCCACAACCACGCCGACATCGGCCTCTGCCTGGTGCTCGGCGTCCTCATCGCCCTCATGTTCGAG GTTACAGCCAAGACTGCCTTCCTGTTTATCTTACCTCAGTATAACATCAGCGTGCCTACAGCAG ATGGGGAACTGGTCCAGTATCACTACGGGCTGAAGGATCTCGTCACCATCCTCTTCTACATCTTCATTGCCATCATCCTGCATGCAGTGGTGCAGGAGTACGCCCTGGAT AAAATCAGCAGGCGTCTCCATCTCTCCAAGGTCAAACACAGCAAGTTCAATGAATCAGGACAGCTGGTTGCCTTCCACCTCACCTCTGTGATTTGGTGCTTGTACGTCGTGGTGACG gaagGATACATATCGAACCCTCAGAGTCTGTGGGAAAACTACCCTCATGTTTATCTTCC GTTCCAGGTGAAGTTTTTCTACCTGTGCCAGCTGGCATACTGGCTGCACGCCCTGCCGGAGCTCTACTTCCAAAAAGTTCGCAAG GAGGAGATTCCCCGCCAGCTGCGGTGCATCGCGCTCTACCTGGCACACATTGCTGGCGCGTACCTCCTCAA CTTAACCCGCTTGGGGCTGATCCTCTTGCTGTTGCAGTACTTAGCTGAATTCTTCTTCCACATGGCCCGGCTGGTGTACTTCACAGATGAGAACAACGAGAAGCT gTTTAATGTCTGGGCTGTTGTGTTCGTGGTCACCAGGCTCTTCACCCTCACCCTGTACATCCTGGTCATTGGCTTCGGGCTGCCGCAGGTAGAGAACCAGGCCCTTGACCCTGAGAGAGGGAACttcttcagctttctcttcAACAATGTCCTCTTCAG AATGAGTGTGCTGCTGTTGGTGTGCCTCTTCCAGGCCTCGGTGATGTGGCGCTTCATCCACTTCCAGCTGCGGCGCTGGCGGGAATACTGGAATGAGCAGAGCAGCCGAAAACGAGCCACTGCCAGCGCCAAGCAGCAAGCCAAGCCGCTCAAGAGAGACTCAG gtTACCATGAAAACGGAGTGGTGAAAGCGGAGAACGGCACCTCACCACGAACGAAGAAGCTGAAATCGCCATAG